From the Cyanobium sp. M30B3 genome, the window TAGGTCATGTTGCCGGTCACGGCCCGCAGCAGGTAGGAGGCCGTCCAGCCCAGCACCAGCACCATCAGCAGGGCGGAGGCGGCGATGCCGGCGTTGAAGCCCTCCAGGCCGCCGGCCTGGAACAGGCCATAGCCCAGGGCACCGAAGCCCAGCACCGCCAGGCCGAGCAGCAGCGACTGACCCTTGGTCACCGGCTGCCCTGCCCGGCCATGCGCAGGTTGATGAACGGCGCGAACAGAATCAGGCCCGGGAAGAACAGGAACACCAGCCCGTACACCCCGAAGCGCTCCAGCTTGCCCATGGTGGTCCAGCGCTTCACCATCCAGGCGTAGAGGGCCAGGGGCACCACCACCAGATAGGCCACCGCCAGGGCGCCATAGACGCCGAGCAGCAGCAGCAGATCCGGCGTGAGCGTATCGAGAAGTGGCTGGAGGAACCCGGGCACGGCGATCTGGCGAAGGTGGGTTTGGACGGGCGTGAAGCGAAGTTGGTTCGCCCGAAAGTGAATGCGCCCGGCGGGATTCGAACCCGCACTGGGATCATTTTAAGTGACCTGCCTCTACCGGTTGGGCTACGGGCGCCGGCGCGCAGGGAGTCTATGGGCAGCCCTGGGAAGGCAGGCTCCGGTGCCAGTGGCAGAGCGGACCGGCCCCGGCGCCGATCGCCAGGCCCCGGCGCAGGGCCCCGCTCACGTAGTCCTTGGCGGCCACGATGGCCGGCCGCAACGCCAGGCCCCCGGCCAGGCCGGCGGTGATCGCCGCCGCCAGGGTGCAGCCGCTGCCATGGGTATGGCGGGTGTCGATCGCCGGGCTCACCAGCCACTCCAGGCCATCGCCGCTGCAGAGCAGGTCGCGGCCCCGCAGCCCGCTCAGGCCGCCCCCCTTGATCAGGACGGCCCGGCAACCGAGCTGGATCAGCTGGCGGGCGCAGTCCTCGATCTCCCGGGGGGTGCTCAGGGTTCGACCACTGAGCAGCTGGGCCTCATG encodes:
- a CDS encoding DUF3007 family protein, which gives rise to MTKGQSLLLGLAVLGFGALGYGLFQAGGLEGFNAGIAASALLMVLVLGWTASYLLRAVTGNMTYMQQRRTYRSAYDAHTTEVLEKKFAALSPEEQQQLLEQAAAEPEQPGEA
- a CDS encoding NAD(P)H-quinone oxidoreductase subunit L is translated as MAVPGFLQPLLDTLTPDLLLLLGVYGALAVAYLVVVPLALYAWMVKRWTTMGKLERFGVYGLVFLFFPGLILFAPFINLRMAGQGSR